GCCGAGGAGCGGGCCGGCGACGAAGCCGAACCAGAGGGAGTGGGTCGTCCCGCGGTGGTAGAGCCAGCTTCCATAGCCGTCGTGCAGAGGGCCGAGGAGGACGTCGAGGTCCGGCGACATGCCGATCACGGCGCCCCATCCGAGGGCGCGTCCGCGCAGCGTCTTGCCGGCGACGAGCTCCGCCGTGGCGGCGCCGAGCAGCGCCTGGGTCGCGGGCTCCAAGGGCGGGTCTCCGTTCGATTGGGCGCGCGGAGCGTCGCCTACGCATGCCGGAATGGCAAGCGGAGGTGCCGTGCGCGGCGGCGGACAGGTCCCTAGGATCAGTCGGCAGCCCGAAGCGTGAAAAGAGAGGACGGACGATGGCGAAGATCGAAGGACAGCGGATTCTGGTGACGGGGCCGGCGGGACAGATCGCGTTCCCGCTCGCGGCACGTCTGGCCAAGGACAACGAAGTCTTCGGAGTCGCGCGCTTCAGTGACGGGGCGACCCGCGAGCGCTGCGAAGCGGCCGGGATCGAGACCGCCGTGGTCGACCTCGCACACCCGGACTGGTCGAAGACGCCCGAGCAGTTCGACTACGTCCTCCATCTCGCCGCGGTGATCGTGCCGGGCGAGGACTACGACACGTCGATCGAGATCAACGCCGGCGGCACGGGCCACGTCATGTCGCGTTTCCGGGACGCGAAGGCGTGCTTGATGATGTCGACCTGCGGTGTGTACGCGCCGCCGCGTGACTACGGAAAGGCGGTTCTCGAGACGGACCCCCTCGGCGGATCGCCCCAGCCCTACGCGCCGACCTACTGCGTCTCGAAGATCTCGCAGGAAGCCGTCGCCAAGTTCGCGGCCCAGGAGTTCGGGCTGCCGACGACCATCGCGCGCATGAACGCGGCCTACGGCGACAACGGCGGCTTTCCGTCGATGATCGCCGACATGGTGCTCGGCGGGATCACCGTCCAGGCGATGCCGAAGGGGCAGGGCGACGTCGCCTCCCCGATCCACGAGGACGACATCTACGCACACACGTCGGGACTCCTCGAAGCGGCGTCCGTCCCCGCCACGATCGTCAACTGGGGCGGCGACGAGGGCGTCGGGGTCGGCGAGATGGCCGAGTACGTCGCCGCGCGCCTGGGTCGCGAGGCGAAGGTCGAGTACGGCGCCGACGGGATCCACCAGTACTGGCTCGACCCGGCGAAGCGGATCGAGCTCGCGGGGGCGTGCGACGTGCCCTGGCGCGAGGGCGTGGACCGGATGCTGCGCGCGCGTCACCCGGAGATCGAGCTCCAGGGCTGAGTCGCGATCTCAGCTCGTCCCCTCCCGGACCATCCGGATCAGCTCGTCTTCGAAGGCGAAGTCGAACTCCTGGGTGTCCGGGAGACCGGCGTCCTGATACCAGCGCCAGGTCCGCTCGAGCGACGCGCGGAACGTGAGCTCCGGCTCCCAGCCGACGTGGCGGCGTAGCTTCTCGACGGAGTAGAAGACGCTCCGGTCCCAGGTATGGATGTTGGGCGCGATCTGCTGGACGAGGACCGAGAGCATGAATCGGTTCATCTGCATCGCGTTCTGCTGCATGTCGCTCGAGCGGATGTCGACTTTGCTCTCGGGCCTCGGCATCTCGATCTGGAGGTCGCCGGACCAGAGCCGGTCCATCATGGCGGCCGGAATGAAGAGCTTCTCGACGTTCTTGCCGAGGAGACTCGCGCACTCGTCGACGTAGCCTTCCTGGGTGAAGTAGTCGCCGCCCGTCAGGTTGTAGCGCTCGCCGAAGGTGATCGGCTGGCCGAGCACCATCCGCAGAGCGCGCGCCTGGTCGTCGGC
The sequence above is drawn from the bacterium genome and encodes:
- a CDS encoding NAD(P)-dependent oxidoreductase, producing MAKIEGQRILVTGPAGQIAFPLAARLAKDNEVFGVARFSDGATRERCEAAGIETAVVDLAHPDWSKTPEQFDYVLHLAAVIVPGEDYDTSIEINAGGTGHVMSRFRDAKACLMMSTCGVYAPPRDYGKAVLETDPLGGSPQPYAPTYCVSKISQEAVAKFAAQEFGLPTTIARMNAAYGDNGGFPSMIADMVLGGITVQAMPKGQGDVASPIHEDDIYAHTSGLLEAASVPATIVNWGGDEGVGVGEMAEYVAARLGREAKVEYGADGIHQYWLDPAKRIELAGACDVPWREGVDRMLRARHPEIELQG